The sequence TTGGTTAAATAAATTATTTGGTGATAATGCATCTATATATGAAATTGATACAGATGAGGAGGGAAATTCTGTTATTGTTGGAAATTTCTATGATACTTTAAGTTACCAAGGCAACATATTAATTTCACCAGGTAGTTTCGGTAGTTTCGATGGGTTTTGGTTAAAAATTGATTCCAACGGTGATTTAATATCAATGAAAAAAATTAGTAGTAGTAGGTTCAATAGAATTTATTCAGTCGGTCTAAGCATAAATGGTATTTTTTCTTACTCGGGAAAATATCTGGGTGATGGTGATACTTTGTTCATTGATAACTTTCCTCTTGTTGTAGATGTTACAGATTATGCATATACTGATGGGAATTTTTTTGTTCAAGTTAATAATCAAAATACTGTGAACTGGCTGATAAATTTTAATAGTGAATATGGTGGTTATAAGTATCATGGAGTTGATATGGATAATTTAGGCTATTCATATTTATATACACTTTATGATGAGTGGAGATATAACACCTCGCTGAACTCATTTGTTGGTTCCGACATCAGCAACTCTAACTATGTAATAAAGATTGACTCAAACGGAAATTTCGCATGTTTAATCCACGTGGAAAATGGACGAATTTCAGATATAGAAGTCACTGATGACGGAGAAGTGTTTATTGTTGGGAATTTCCAAAATACATTATCTCTTAACGGTATTTCGTACTCTCAAAATGATAATAACATTTTTGTATCAAGGTTTGATTCCAATTGCAACAATACTTCAACAACTTTAATCTCTAATCCAATTACTGGAATAAATGAAAAATATTCTAAAATAGAATTAAAAGTCTACCCCAATCCCACACAAAATATACTCAACATAGAAACATCCTCCCAAAATCATCAAATCAATAACATTCAAATCATTGACATAAACGGTAGAAATGTAGTCCATGCCAATCAAAGCCCCATCAATACTTCAGAATTGACACAGGGCATTTACTTTTATCAGGTAGAAATGAGGAGTGGAGAGTTGGTTAGAGGGAAGTTTGTGAAGCAGTAAATATAGTCTTAATCGCAGATTAGGCGGATGATAGGATTGCGCGGATTTTTGTGAAAATTATCAAATGAATATCAGCGAAATCCTTGAATCCATAAAATCCCCGCCTGTTCTCCCGGCCTTCCCCTGTCCAACTATAGCCGTTCAGGCGGGCATTCTGACGGGAATGAATTATTCGGGCATGAGTGACCAGACATA is a genomic window of Chitinophagales bacterium containing:
- a CDS encoding T9SS type A sorting domain-containing protein, which codes for MKILYIVDMKTTLLILISFWLLIVKAEKITVDSDGNVYLCGVVQDTLTFSDSTMITTNPWNRKSYLAKLDSVGDVLWLKVFDNEFGFNSNLKIDNSNNLLLITKFSGILELDTNNIVSGSSCLLIIKYDSYGELLWYSISSERSISSSADGSFGIDSRNNIYTIGKLNGLFILNGVDTLINTTDNLLVKYIAKFDSTGANIWLNKLFGDNASIYEIDTDEEGNSVIVGNFYDTLSYQGNILISPGSFGSFDGFWLKIDSNGDLISMKKISSSRFNRIYSVGLSINGIFSYSGKYLGDGDTLFIDNFPLVVDVTDYAYTDGNFFVQVNNQNTVNWLINFNSEYGGYKYHGVDMDNLGYSYLYTLYDEWRYNTSLNSFVGSDISNSNYVIKIDSNGNFACLIHVENGRISDIEVTDDGEVFIVGNFQNTLSLNGISYSQNDNNIFVSRFDSNCNNTSTTLISNPITGINEKYSKIELKVYPNPTQNILNIETSSQNHQINNIQIIDINGRNVVHANQSPINTSELTQGIYFYQVEMRSGELVRGKFVKQ